In Nonomuraea sp. NBC_00507, the following are encoded in one genomic region:
- a CDS encoding excisionase family DNA-binding protein: MTVITKRWHTTKEVADMLGFGLTKTKFLVLSGQIRSVKDGRHRRILPQWVDEYVNKIAEGQAE; encoded by the coding sequence ATGACTGTGATCACTAAACGCTGGCACACCACCAAGGAGGTGGCTGACATGCTCGGCTTCGGCTTGACCAAGACCAAGTTCCTCGTGCTGTCCGGCCAGATCCGCAGCGTCAAGGACGGCCGGCATCGCCGCATCCTGCCGCAATGGGTCGATGAGTACGTCAACAAGATCGCCGAAGGGCAGGCAGAGTGA
- a CDS encoding replication initiator gives MSTPTLLADCVGPVVRDLARRSGKDLSRWLEQVHRLGGCAEPVRLAGESMTLDATTGHVLSSYSTASEPHGQLLIRCGNRRASRCTSCAELYRRDTFHLIRAGLLGEEKGVPATVRAHPRAFLTLTAPSFGPVHRGPDKDGVRRVCHPRRSGPACFERHKADDSRLGQPLDADSYDYIGHVLWNAHAGELWRRFTIYLRRHLATAAGLTHAAFNKTVRVSFAKVAEYQARGVVHFHAVVRLDGRTTEPADVAEPPAWASLELLQNAIDSAVAAVRLKAPDLGQPTTELVWGRQVDVKPIQTGDLDGHLSEQAVAAYIAKYATKAAETTGTLDRRVHAHDLTNLHERGATPHAARLIRTAWRLGHPETHPELTGLRLRKWAHMLGFRGHFSTRSRVYSTTLGAIRDERAEHRRAQLGLEPHDGTTLVLAHWSFAGQGYTPGESVLATSIVNAPPSGTPGKEASP, from the coding sequence GTGAGCACACCGACGCTGCTCGCCGACTGCGTCGGGCCGGTCGTGCGCGACTTGGCCCGGCGCTCCGGCAAGGACCTGTCCCGCTGGCTGGAGCAAGTTCACCGCCTCGGCGGCTGCGCCGAACCGGTACGGCTGGCCGGGGAGAGCATGACGTTGGATGCGACGACCGGCCACGTGCTCTCCAGCTACAGCACCGCGAGCGAACCGCACGGACAGCTCCTGATCCGGTGCGGCAACCGTCGCGCCTCACGCTGCACCTCGTGCGCGGAGCTGTACCGGCGTGACACCTTCCACCTGATCCGCGCCGGGCTCCTGGGTGAGGAGAAGGGCGTGCCGGCCACCGTGCGCGCTCACCCGCGGGCGTTCCTCACGCTCACCGCGCCGTCGTTCGGGCCGGTGCATCGCGGCCCCGACAAGGACGGCGTGCGCCGGGTGTGCCATCCCCGCCGCTCGGGTCCGGCATGCTTTGAACGCCACAAAGCCGACGACTCGCGCCTCGGCCAACCCCTGGATGCCGACTCCTACGACTATATCGGGCACGTGCTGTGGAACGCCCACGCAGGCGAGCTGTGGCGCCGCTTCACCATCTACCTCCGCCGGCACCTGGCCACCGCCGCGGGGCTGACCCATGCCGCGTTCAACAAGACGGTGCGGGTGTCGTTCGCCAAGGTCGCCGAATACCAAGCCCGCGGCGTCGTGCACTTCCACGCCGTCGTCCGTCTCGACGGCCGCACGACCGAACCGGCCGACGTGGCCGAACCGCCGGCGTGGGCCAGCCTGGAACTGCTCCAGAACGCGATCGACTCGGCCGTGGCCGCGGTGCGACTGAAAGCACCAGACCTCGGCCAACCCACCACAGAGCTGGTCTGGGGGCGGCAGGTCGACGTCAAACCCATCCAAACCGGCGACCTCGACGGCCACCTGTCCGAACAGGCCGTGGCCGCCTACATCGCCAAATACGCCACCAAAGCCGCCGAAACCACGGGCACCCTCGACCGGCGCGTCCACGCACACGACCTGACCAACCTGCACGAGCGCGGTGCTACGCCGCACGCCGCCCGGCTGATTCGCACCGCGTGGCGGCTGGGCCACCCCGAAACGCATCCCGAGCTGACCGGGCTGCGGCTTCGCAAGTGGGCGCACATGCTCGGTTTCCGCGGTCACTTCTCCACCCGATCCCGCGTGTACTCGACCACGCTCGGCGCAATCCGCGATGAACGCGCTGAACACCGCCGCGCCCAGCTCGGCCTCGAACCACACGACGGCACCACTCTGGTGCTCGCGCACTGGAGCTTCGCTGGCCAGGGCTACACCCCGGGCGAATCGGTACTGGCCACGTCGATCGTCAACGCGCCGCCAAGCGGCACACCAGGAAAGGAGGCAAGCCCATGA
- a CDS encoding DUF2637 domain-containing protein: MGRLRAWLADSGPVVVLALIAAVGSFDHISSLARKYGQHGWRAWAVAVCIDLVCVMAAREIQRDKRTGRRRRGLMSWPSLVLAGGIVLTLAANLAEAPRSAWGWILAATPAAAFLIAMSMIERRAGQHEAEPDTEQMGLVWEDPSLAPADVDPQPTRHVQLDRVDQHAEPLADRSAPAELEQAATASAGSTAEVDPSLPPALLAYARRLAAEHRTSHGRPITAELLRSRMHITSELAASLLGHVDDD, from the coding sequence GTGGGACGACTGCGGGCATGGCTGGCCGATTCGGGGCCGGTGGTGGTGCTGGCGCTGATCGCGGCAGTTGGGTCGTTCGATCACATCTCCAGCCTGGCGCGTAAGTACGGCCAGCACGGCTGGCGGGCGTGGGCGGTGGCGGTGTGTATCGACCTGGTGTGTGTGATGGCCGCGCGGGAGATCCAGCGGGACAAGCGCACCGGCCGGCGTCGCCGCGGGCTGATGTCGTGGCCGTCGCTGGTGCTGGCCGGCGGGATCGTGCTGACGCTGGCGGCGAACCTGGCCGAAGCACCGCGCAGCGCGTGGGGCTGGATCCTGGCCGCGACTCCGGCGGCGGCGTTCCTGATCGCCATGTCCATGATCGAACGGCGCGCGGGTCAGCACGAGGCCGAACCCGACACAGAACAGATGGGCCTGGTGTGGGAAGACCCGTCCCTCGCGCCTGCCGATGTCGATCCGCAACCGACTCGGCATGTGCAGCTTGACCGGGTCGACCAGCACGCGGAACCGCTGGCGGATCGTTCGGCGCCTGCGGAGCTGGAACAGGCCGCCACTGCATCTGCCGGCAGCACGGCGGAGGTGGACCCATCTTTGCCGCCTGCGCTGCTGGCCTACGCACGGCGCCTGGCCGCCGAGCACCGCACCAGTCATGGCCGGCCCATCACGGCGGAGTTGCTGCGGTCGCGCATGCACATCACTTCTGAGCTGGCGGCCAGCCTGCTCGGCCACGTGGACGACGACTGA
- a CDS encoding FtsK/SpoIIIE domain-containing protein yields the protein MVKQRRKLHRVQVEKAPRLGLIRPTPLGFQVTARLHDGQTPEDYEDVLDKLAHAWRVHSVRLVSWRPGRVTLAATLVDPLETVAGLEVMADGLLRVRVGLLDNGNPYVVDFKVVPHWLNVGATQSGKSNLANALIVGLAPQPVALVGFDLKGGVEFTPYRARLSALATERSECAELLADLVGIIKSRMALCRQYRVKNIWHPRLPEEARPIPMVVLVDEMAELFLMADPDNEKDEVAAVATRLLRIAQLGRAFGIYLFVCGQRVGSDLGKGVTALRAQLTGRICHMVNDDETAKMCLGDMDRRAVAAARQISPDRPGTAVVIGSDSRWHHARSVHVLEEEAEASAERYADLTPSWALLTGGPAIDVGDAGELAEDELAEFSDPDLEDLPV from the coding sequence ATGGTCAAGCAGCGTCGCAAGCTGCATCGGGTGCAGGTGGAGAAGGCTCCGCGGCTGGGGCTGATTCGGCCGACTCCGCTCGGGTTCCAGGTGACGGCTCGGCTGCATGATGGGCAGACGCCGGAGGATTACGAGGATGTGCTGGACAAGCTGGCGCATGCGTGGCGGGTGCATAGTGTGCGGTTGGTGTCGTGGCGTCCGGGCCGGGTGACGCTGGCGGCGACGCTGGTGGATCCGCTGGAGACGGTGGCCGGGCTTGAGGTGATGGCCGATGGGCTGCTGCGGGTGCGGGTGGGCCTGTTGGACAACGGCAATCCGTACGTCGTCGACTTCAAGGTGGTGCCGCACTGGTTGAACGTGGGCGCGACCCAGTCGGGCAAGTCGAACCTGGCCAATGCGCTGATTGTGGGGCTGGCTCCGCAACCGGTGGCGCTGGTGGGCTTCGATCTGAAGGGTGGGGTGGAGTTCACGCCGTACCGGGCGCGGCTGTCGGCGCTGGCCACCGAACGCAGCGAGTGCGCCGAGCTGCTGGCTGACCTGGTCGGCATCATCAAGTCGCGGATGGCGCTGTGTCGGCAGTACCGGGTGAAGAACATCTGGCATCCGCGGCTGCCGGAGGAAGCGCGCCCCATTCCGATGGTGGTGCTGGTCGATGAGATGGCCGAGCTGTTCTTGATGGCCGATCCGGACAACGAGAAGGATGAGGTGGCCGCGGTCGCCACGAGGCTGTTGCGGATCGCGCAGCTTGGCCGGGCGTTCGGCATCTACCTGTTCGTGTGCGGGCAGCGGGTCGGCTCGGACCTGGGTAAGGGCGTGACCGCGCTGCGCGCGCAGTTGACCGGCCGCATCTGCCACATGGTCAACGACGATGAGACGGCCAAGATGTGCCTGGGGGACATGGACCGGCGGGCGGTCGCGGCTGCGCGGCAGATCTCACCGGACCGGCCGGGCACGGCCGTGGTGATCGGCTCGGATAGCCGCTGGCATCACGCTCGTTCGGTGCATGTGCTGGAGGAGGAGGCCGAAGCCTCCGCGGAGCGGTATGCCGATCTGACGCCGTCGTGGGCGCTGTTGACCGGCGGTCCCGCCATCGACGTAGGTGATGCCGGCGAGCTGGCCGAGGACGAGCTGGCCGAGTTTAGCGATCCCGATCTGGAAGATCTGCCCGTCTGA
- a CDS encoding SCO3933 family regulatory protein has product MAMRNIPVDTSSLSFTVAGEPEPKIVDRATGEVKKDAEGRDLYTLPLLPMPNDDRRNPVITVTFPSAVFPQIPLGSKVRLTGLVCFFWQMNGRAGMGFRCEQVRPATEKAA; this is encoded by the coding sequence ATGGCGATGCGAAACATCCCGGTGGACACGTCGTCCCTGTCGTTCACGGTCGCGGGTGAGCCTGAGCCGAAGATCGTGGATCGGGCGACGGGTGAGGTGAAGAAGGATGCGGAGGGGCGTGACTTGTACACGCTGCCGCTGCTGCCGATGCCGAACGATGACCGGCGCAACCCGGTGATCACGGTGACGTTCCCGTCTGCGGTGTTCCCGCAGATCCCGCTGGGCAGCAAGGTCCGCCTGACGGGGCTGGTCTGCTTCTTCTGGCAGATGAATGGCCGCGCGGGGATGGGTTTCCGCTGCGAGCAGGTTCGGCCGGCAACGGAGAAGGCTGCCTGA
- a CDS encoding GntR family transcriptional regulator: MREVVEIRPPADIAAALGLADGDTAVVRRRVVLLDEQPVELADSYYPAFIARGTRLSEPRKVPGGAVTLLANLGYQPVHVEEDVTARPASVEEQRLLQLPNDDWVLVLTRRSRAEDGTPIEVIQMTMVAHGRHLRYTLTL, translated from the coding sequence ATGCGTGAAGTCGTCGAGATCAGGCCACCCGCGGACATTGCTGCGGCCTTGGGGCTGGCAGACGGCGACACTGCGGTCGTTCGCCGTCGAGTCGTGCTACTCGACGAACAGCCGGTAGAACTCGCCGACTCCTACTACCCAGCCTTCATAGCGCGCGGGACCCGCCTGTCAGAGCCACGAAAGGTGCCAGGTGGCGCGGTCACGTTGCTGGCCAACCTGGGCTATCAACCTGTCCACGTCGAGGAGGACGTGACGGCCAGGCCAGCCTCCGTCGAAGAACAGCGGCTGCTTCAGCTCCCCAATGATGACTGGGTACTGGTACTCACTCGGCGATCAAGGGCCGAGGACGGCACACCGATTGAAGTGATCCAGATGACCATGGTTGCCCATGGTCGCCACCTGCGATACACGCTCACCCTCTAA
- a CDS encoding GntR family transcriptional regulator, producing MPKHADKRPRHQQIAADLRALIMAGTLPRNTQIPSTQQLVDKYDAANATIQRALTILKNEGYLYGVPGKGVFVRDKQPFVIDVAAYFAPSPEGFTYKLIDVREVQPPVEVVDALGIAPNETAILRHRLLLHAGEPIELSWSYYPASIAAGTPLAERKRIRGGAPQALADLGYPQQNLTDQISTRPPTPEEVEGLELPEEVPVIRQFRVIYSNNMQPVEASILVKGGHLYELKYKVATT from the coding sequence TTGCCTAAGCATGCAGACAAACGACCTCGTCATCAGCAGATTGCCGCCGATCTTCGGGCGCTCATCATGGCCGGCACGCTGCCGCGGAACACGCAGATCCCATCCACACAACAGCTCGTCGACAAGTACGACGCTGCGAACGCCACGATTCAACGCGCATTGACGATATTGAAGAACGAGGGATATTTGTACGGCGTCCCTGGCAAAGGTGTTTTTGTGCGGGACAAGCAGCCCTTTGTCATCGATGTTGCTGCCTACTTCGCGCCATCTCCCGAAGGGTTCACCTACAAGCTGATAGACGTCAGGGAGGTACAACCTCCCGTCGAAGTCGTGGACGCCCTTGGGATAGCTCCGAACGAAACAGCGATCTTGAGGCACCGTCTTCTCTTGCATGCTGGCGAACCTATCGAACTGTCATGGTCCTACTACCCGGCAAGTATCGCGGCGGGTACACCGCTGGCCGAGCGAAAGAGGATCCGAGGTGGAGCCCCCCAGGCATTGGCCGATCTTGGTTACCCTCAGCAGAATCTCACCGATCAGATTTCCACTCGACCACCCACGCCAGAGGAAGTCGAGGGTTTGGAGCTACCAGAGGAAGTCCCCGTGATTCGGCAATTCCGGGTCATCTACAGCAACAACATGCAGCCCGTTGAAGCATCGATCCTTGTTAAGGGTGGCCACCTGTACGAACTTAAGTACAAGGTTGCGACGACGTGA
- a CDS encoding NUDIX hydrolase: MVELDQRHSVSVAGVVVDDAGRALLTRRADNGEWQAPGGILQIGETIMQGVCREVSEETGLIVEPLALTGIYKNMARGIVALVFRCTATGGRLSINDEVTAFQWASEDEIRDMVTEAFAVRILDALHEGTPAIRHHDGVRLI, from the coding sequence ATGGTTGAGCTCGACCAGCGCCACTCTGTGAGCGTCGCAGGCGTCGTTGTCGATGACGCTGGTCGAGCTCTGCTGACACGACGAGCCGACAACGGCGAATGGCAGGCACCCGGCGGCATACTCCAGATCGGCGAGACGATCATGCAGGGGGTATGCCGAGAGGTTTCCGAGGAGACGGGGCTCATCGTCGAGCCTTTGGCTCTCACCGGCATCTACAAAAACATGGCCCGCGGCATCGTCGCGCTCGTGTTCCGTTGCACGGCTACTGGCGGCCGGCTCTCGATCAACGACGAAGTCACCGCCTTCCAGTGGGCATCCGAAGACGAGATCCGCGACATGGTGACCGAAGCTTTCGCCGTCCGCATCCTTGACGCCCTCCACGAGGGGACACCCGCCATCCGGCACCACGACGGAGTCCGCCTCATATGA
- a CDS encoding ATP-dependent nuclease: MPGEGRSERVKLAIDKLITTDGTEIHLPSRGVSVVVGGNNVGKSTLLNEIAAQLDRVGGSNPTNFHIVQEISISQEGSIDDVRAWMDEHAAKTFESGGAIYRGIAGGGVSESTMGHFWTNNQYPGSIGTLFSLLVHKGDAHNRLGWVQPQEQRRDISMPATNPIQKLSDDVNLLQEVCTLYYRVFRESLTLDRLGGHLQFRVGTTSVPAPLITEITKEYRDSLAALPSLHDQGDGMKSFMGLLLPIVTAQYQIIIIDEPEAFLHPPQANILGKILGDLAHARDVQVILATHDRNLLIGLLESQAEVSVVRLDRRSSGTRVHQLKPAAIKELWSDPVLRYTNILDGLFHRIVVLAEGDRDCRYYKAVLDHVDATTALGFPPGDVLFVPAGGKDGFVRLVGALNSVSVPVVVVPDIDLLNEKSKVQRLLGALGGTWTPELDRDYRVSTEPFRRPRAQVTCGRILEQVRLVLESRSDRIYDKETSDHVKAALRSEASPWQELKTYGVAAFKGEAAVAADRMLDTLEECGIVLVRAGELERLAPLVQSHKGPAWLEEALSSRFYENELSQEQVRRIMASAQRYL; this comes from the coding sequence ATGCCTGGAGAAGGCAGAAGCGAAAGAGTTAAGCTTGCTATCGACAAGCTGATCACCACTGACGGAACCGAAATACATCTTCCATCACGGGGCGTGAGCGTTGTCGTCGGAGGAAACAATGTGGGCAAATCAACATTGTTGAATGAGATCGCAGCACAGCTCGATAGGGTCGGAGGATCTAACCCAACCAATTTCCATATAGTGCAAGAAATATCGATATCACAAGAAGGCAGCATCGATGATGTGCGTGCGTGGATGGATGAGCATGCCGCAAAGACGTTCGAAAGCGGTGGCGCCATATATCGCGGCATTGCGGGCGGCGGGGTGTCAGAATCGACAATGGGGCATTTTTGGACCAACAATCAATACCCAGGCAGCATAGGGACGCTATTCTCATTGCTAGTACATAAAGGGGATGCGCATAATCGTCTCGGCTGGGTCCAACCGCAAGAGCAACGACGCGACATTAGCATGCCAGCCACAAACCCGATACAGAAGTTGAGCGATGATGTCAACTTGCTGCAAGAGGTGTGCACTCTTTACTATAGGGTCTTTAGGGAATCGCTAACGTTGGATCGACTTGGTGGACACCTTCAGTTCAGAGTCGGCACGACAAGTGTGCCCGCCCCGCTAATAACTGAAATTACGAAGGAATATCGGGATTCTCTAGCGGCCTTGCCATCTCTCCACGACCAAGGCGACGGCATGAAAAGCTTTATGGGTTTATTGCTGCCAATTGTCACAGCCCAGTATCAGATCATCATAATTGATGAACCGGAAGCGTTCTTGCATCCACCACAAGCGAATATTCTCGGCAAGATTCTCGGCGACTTGGCTCATGCGCGGGACGTGCAGGTTATCTTGGCAACACATGATCGCAATCTGCTTATAGGGCTTCTTGAATCTCAAGCCGAAGTGTCAGTTGTCCGACTAGATAGGCGATCGTCCGGTACGCGCGTTCATCAACTTAAGCCAGCTGCCATCAAAGAGCTGTGGAGTGATCCCGTTCTGCGATATACAAATATCTTGGATGGTCTATTTCATAGGATTGTCGTTCTTGCAGAAGGGGATCGAGATTGTCGGTATTATAAGGCTGTTCTGGACCATGTGGATGCCACTACAGCTTTAGGGTTCCCGCCAGGAGATGTGCTGTTTGTGCCTGCTGGCGGCAAGGATGGCTTTGTGCGGCTAGTCGGGGCACTCAATAGTGTGTCCGTGCCTGTAGTCGTGGTTCCAGACATAGATCTACTGAATGAAAAGAGCAAGGTGCAAAGACTGCTCGGCGCTCTAGGAGGCACCTGGACTCCCGAACTTGATCGGGACTATCGAGTGTCTACGGAACCCTTCAGGAGACCGCGGGCTCAGGTTACTTGTGGGCGCATCCTAGAGCAGGTTAGGCTGGTCCTAGAAAGTAGGTCAGACAGGATTTACGATAAAGAGACCTCGGACCATGTAAAAGCAGCATTGCGAAGTGAAGCAAGTCCCTGGCAAGAGCTTAAGACTTACGGAGTCGCCGCATTCAAGGGCGAAGCAGCCGTAGCAGCGGATAGAATGTTGGACACTCTTGAAGAGTGCGGAATAGTGCTGGTCCGTGCTGGTGAACTCGAACGACTAGCTCCCCTTGTACAAAGCCATAAGGGACCAGCGTGGCTAGAAGAGGCATTGAGTAGTCGTTTCTACGAGAACGAGCTCTCTCAAGAACAGGTTCGACGGATTATGGCGTCAGCTCAGCGTTATCTCTAG
- the istA gene encoding IS21 family transposase, producing MKNSREIMEILEAYDLTGSYRAAAELAGCDHHTVARYVKMRAAGQNPQDKRYRERMIDAFLPKIEELVVRSNGKIRADVVHKRLVAMGFTGGERTTRRTVAEAKAQYRAGQRRVYRPWITEPGLWLQWDWGWGPVIKGRQTILWCAWLAWSRFRVVIPVWDKTMPTIAACLDATLRRIGGVPAYALTDNEKTVTTDHIAGIAVRNPEIVEIARHYGMTIRTCVPADPESKGGSEATVRIAKADLVPTEVNLREEYRTFGQLEAACRAFGEEVNGRVHRVTKRRPVELLAEERQRLHPLPKQPFTVAFGTTRRVCWDSTISVEAVRYSVPHELIDSRVWARFHGDELVVTAVAADGTAREVARHTRGQAGTPVIDAAHYPPRENKEADRTPKATSAEEAAFLMIGPGAATWLVEAATAGTRRVKAKMAEAVALAKLYSTAQVDRALGTATLTGRFADADLLSILDYQVKHASDQPTRASETHSLQPGTSAWAHFGTTPTGTDLDEDTF from the coding sequence GTGAAGAACAGCAGGGAGATCATGGAAATCCTTGAGGCATACGACCTCACGGGTAGTTACCGCGCTGCGGCCGAGCTGGCCGGGTGCGACCACCACACGGTGGCCCGGTACGTGAAGATGCGCGCTGCTGGGCAGAACCCGCAGGACAAGCGGTATCGGGAGCGGATGATCGATGCGTTCCTGCCGAAGATCGAGGAACTGGTGGTCCGCTCGAACGGGAAGATCCGCGCCGATGTGGTCCACAAGCGGCTGGTCGCGATGGGGTTCACCGGCGGGGAACGCACGACCCGGCGCACGGTGGCCGAGGCGAAGGCGCAGTACCGCGCGGGGCAGCGGCGGGTCTATCGGCCGTGGATCACCGAGCCGGGGCTGTGGCTGCAGTGGGACTGGGGATGGGGTCCGGTGATCAAGGGGCGGCAGACGATTCTGTGGTGTGCGTGGCTGGCCTGGTCGCGGTTTCGGGTGGTCATCCCGGTCTGGGACAAGACCATGCCGACGATTGCGGCCTGCCTGGATGCGACGTTGCGGCGGATCGGTGGGGTGCCGGCCTATGCGCTGACCGACAACGAGAAGACGGTCACCACTGACCACATCGCGGGGATAGCGGTGCGCAACCCGGAGATCGTGGAGATCGCCCGGCACTACGGCATGACCATCCGCACCTGCGTGCCGGCCGATCCGGAGTCCAAGGGCGGCAGCGAGGCGACGGTGCGCATCGCCAAGGCCGACCTGGTGCCCACCGAGGTCAACCTGCGGGAGGAGTACCGCACGTTCGGCCAGTTGGAGGCGGCCTGTCGGGCCTTCGGCGAGGAGGTCAACGGCCGGGTGCACCGGGTGACCAAGCGCCGCCCGGTCGAGCTGCTGGCCGAGGAACGGCAGCGGCTGCACCCGCTGCCCAAGCAGCCGTTCACTGTCGCCTTCGGCACCACTCGACGGGTCTGCTGGGACTCCACAATTTCGGTGGAGGCGGTGCGCTACTCGGTGCCCCACGAGCTGATCGACTCCCGCGTCTGGGCGCGTTTCCATGGCGATGAACTCGTCGTCACCGCCGTTGCCGCCGACGGCACCGCGCGCGAGGTCGCCCGGCACACCCGCGGCCAGGCTGGAACCCCCGTCATCGACGCCGCGCACTACCCGCCCCGGGAGAACAAGGAAGCCGACCGCACCCCGAAGGCCACCAGCGCTGAGGAGGCCGCGTTCTTGATGATCGGCCCCGGCGCGGCCACGTGGCTGGTGGAGGCCGCGACGGCGGGCACTCGCCGGGTCAAAGCCAAGATGGCCGAGGCCGTCGCCCTGGCCAAGCTCTACTCGACCGCCCAGGTCGACCGGGCACTCGGAACTGCCACGCTGACCGGCCGCTTCGCCGATGCCGATCTGTTGTCCATCCTGGACTACCAGGTCAAACACGCCAGCGACCAGCCCACCCGCGCCAGCGAGACCCATAGCCTGCAACCGGGCACCTCCGCCTGGGCCCACTTCGGCACCACCCCCACCGGCACCGATCTCGACGAGGACACCTTCTGA
- the istB gene encoding IS21-like element helper ATPase IstB produces the protein MATPLRSVHASTGDPLAEAVELTKRLKLPHIRRALADLIPTAKAQRWDPAEVVRVLLAEEAAGRDRANLHTRRRRAGFPAGKTFGDWDEGASSIPRPTQDALKSLEWVRRRENLCVCGPSGTGKSHFSEALGQAAVEAGMTVAWFTIEDLGALVRRHRADDSIARALARVIRSDLIIVDDIGLLPVSPDAAEGFYRLVDAAYERRSLAVSSNLHPSGFDEIMPKTLATATVDRLMHHAHIVVTQGDSFRLTQATSGQGVKPFT, from the coding sequence ATGGCCACCCCGCTGCGTTCCGTCCACGCCTCGACCGGCGACCCGCTCGCCGAGGCCGTCGAGCTCACCAAGCGGCTGAAGCTACCGCACATCCGCCGGGCGCTCGCTGATCTGATCCCCACCGCCAAGGCCCAGCGCTGGGATCCGGCCGAGGTGGTGCGCGTCCTGCTCGCCGAGGAAGCGGCCGGTCGCGACCGGGCCAACCTGCACACCCGCCGCCGGCGCGCGGGCTTCCCCGCAGGCAAGACCTTCGGCGACTGGGACGAGGGCGCCTCGTCCATCCCGCGCCCCACCCAAGATGCCCTCAAAAGCCTGGAATGGGTGCGAAGGCGGGAGAATCTGTGTGTCTGCGGGCCGTCGGGCACGGGAAAATCGCATTTCAGCGAGGCCCTCGGCCAGGCAGCGGTCGAGGCGGGGATGACGGTGGCCTGGTTCACCATCGAGGACCTCGGCGCCCTGGTCCGCCGTCACCGCGCCGACGACTCCATCGCCCGAGCGCTGGCCCGCGTCATCCGCTCCGATTTGATCATTGTCGATGACATCGGCCTGCTGCCGGTCTCACCAGACGCGGCCGAGGGCTTCTACCGGCTGGTCGACGCCGCCTATGAGCGCCGCTCGCTGGCCGTCAGCTCCAACCTGCACCCATCCGGCTTCGACGAGATCATGCCCAAGACATTGGCCACCGCCACCGTCGACCGACTCATGCATCACGCTCACATCGTGGTTACTCAGGGTGACAGCTTCCGGCTCACCCAGGCCACCTCAGGACAGGGCGTCAAGCCCTTCACCTGA
- a CDS encoding tyrosine-type recombinase/integrase: MPKQRAHGDGGLYWSEARQRWIAEVTIGYTPAGRRITRKAGGRTKTEAKNKLKEMLRDHDDGLVVASGRDTVGEAVRNWLEFGLSGRAESTVKTKRTLAEKHIIPELGARKLRELTADDVDRWLARTSKEVSTRTLQELRSILKRSLVRAQARDKVKRNVVLLCELPKGKTGRPSKALTMDQATRVLAANETAKPWLHAYILVSLLVGLRTEEVRDLPWAYVVALDEKTSTWATVKEIGWQHEEFGIYVWRSDRAGGDTKTAKSRRTLKIPQRCVVALQQLWNHQAKVREAAGDAWEDNDLVFATRTGTKLSAANVRREFRRVITRAGLVGKEWTPRELRHSFVSLLSADGVPIEHIARLVGHAGGSAVTEKVYRQQIRPVIQEGATVMDRIFPES, from the coding sequence ATGCCCAAGCAACGTGCACATGGCGACGGCGGCCTGTACTGGAGCGAAGCTCGGCAACGCTGGATCGCTGAAGTGACCATCGGCTACACCCCGGCAGGCCGACGCATCACCCGCAAAGCCGGAGGTCGTACTAAGACCGAAGCCAAGAACAAACTCAAGGAGATGCTCCGCGACCACGACGATGGTCTTGTCGTCGCCTCCGGCCGAGACACCGTCGGCGAAGCAGTACGGAACTGGCTAGAGTTCGGTCTCTCCGGTCGTGCGGAATCCACCGTCAAGACCAAGCGCACCCTGGCTGAGAAGCACATCATTCCGGAACTTGGGGCGCGCAAGCTCCGGGAACTCACCGCCGATGATGTAGATCGATGGTTGGCTCGCACGTCCAAAGAGGTCAGTACGCGGACCCTCCAAGAGCTTCGCTCGATTCTCAAGCGCTCGCTCGTTCGGGCTCAAGCTCGGGACAAGGTCAAGCGGAATGTCGTGTTGCTCTGCGAGCTTCCCAAAGGCAAGACGGGACGGCCATCCAAGGCTCTCACGATGGACCAGGCCACACGGGTGCTGGCGGCCAACGAGACGGCGAAACCCTGGCTCCACGCCTACATCCTCGTCTCCTTGCTCGTCGGCCTTCGCACCGAAGAGGTCCGGGACTTGCCATGGGCCTACGTCGTCGCCCTCGATGAAAAGACTTCGACCTGGGCGACTGTCAAGGAGATCGGGTGGCAGCATGAGGAGTTCGGGATCTACGTCTGGAGATCCGACCGTGCCGGTGGGGACACCAAGACCGCCAAGTCGCGCCGAACTCTGAAGATCCCGCAGAGATGCGTGGTTGCGCTTCAGCAGCTCTGGAATCATCAAGCCAAGGTCCGGGAAGCGGCGGGGGATGCCTGGGAAGACAACGATCTCGTCTTCGCCACTAGGACGGGCACCAAGCTCAGTGCCGCCAACGTTCGGCGGGAGTTTCGGCGCGTCATCACCAGGGCGGGTCTGGTTGGCAAGGAGTGGACTCCTCGCGAACTCCGACACAGCTTCGTCTCGCTACTGTCGGCTGACGGCGTCCCCATCGAGCACATCGCCCGCCTCGTCGGGCACGCGGGAGGGTCGGCCGTGACGGAGAAGGTCTATCGACAGCAGATCCGGCCCGTGATCCAGGAGGGTGCGACCGTGATGGACCGGATCTTCCCGGAGTCGTAA